A region from the Riemerella anatipestifer genome encodes:
- a CDS encoding bifunctional folylpolyglutamate synthase/dihydrofolate synthase: MFNTEEYQSALEWLFTQMPNYQIDGQKAYKPGLDNIKKLCDFFGNPQNKLKTIHIGGTNGKGSTSNMLASILQEQGYKVGLYNSPHLIEFTERIKVNGTNANKDFVFNFINKLKNLHKDIKPSFFEFTTIMAFQYFYEQKVDFAIIEVGLGGRLDATNIISPLVSAITNIALDHQNILGETLEEIATEKAGIIKPKTTIICGEEQPEIKKVIQENAQSKEANFIDTTSIATPYKTDLKGDYQKKNIRVVIGIIQELKKLGFQISDQSIENGLLNVHNNTKFMGRWFEISKNPLVICDTGHNHAGLTEVFKQLNAIPKKKHIVIGFVNDKKIEPVFDLTSPKDYYYFVKPQINRGLHPKNYENLIQNKGLNYQIFDDVNEGYNAAKHLCKADEMIFIGGSNFVVGDFLEKNLPVNK, encoded by the coding sequence GTTCAATACAGAAGAATATCAAAGTGCTTTGGAGTGGCTGTTTACACAAATGCCCAACTACCAAATAGATGGACAAAAAGCCTACAAACCAGGACTAGATAACATAAAAAAACTTTGCGATTTTTTTGGAAACCCTCAAAACAAATTAAAAACAATACACATAGGTGGAACTAATGGCAAAGGCTCTACGAGCAATATGTTAGCTTCCATACTTCAAGAACAGGGGTACAAAGTGGGGCTTTACAACTCTCCGCACCTTATAGAGTTCACAGAAAGAATAAAAGTAAACGGTACCAACGCAAACAAAGATTTCGTTTTTAATTTCATCAATAAACTGAAAAATCTACATAAGGATATCAAACCTTCCTTTTTTGAATTTACCACCATAATGGCATTTCAATATTTTTATGAACAAAAGGTAGATTTTGCCATTATAGAAGTCGGTCTCGGAGGACGATTAGATGCTACGAACATTATATCTCCTTTAGTGTCCGCCATCACCAACATTGCACTAGACCACCAAAATATTCTAGGAGAAACATTGGAAGAAATCGCTACAGAAAAAGCTGGAATCATTAAGCCAAAAACCACCATCATCTGCGGCGAAGAACAACCAGAAATAAAAAAAGTAATACAAGAAAATGCACAATCCAAGGAGGCCAATTTCATAGACACCACTTCCATAGCAACACCATACAAAACTGATTTAAAAGGAGACTACCAAAAGAAAAACATTCGTGTTGTGATAGGGATTATACAAGAATTAAAAAAATTAGGCTTCCAAATTTCTGACCAATCTATTGAGAATGGACTACTTAATGTGCATAATAACACCAAATTTATGGGGCGGTGGTTTGAGATTTCTAAAAATCCACTCGTCATCTGCGACACAGGACACAACCACGCTGGTTTAACCGAAGTTTTTAAACAACTGAATGCCATTCCAAAGAAAAAACATATTGTAATAGGCTTTGTAAATGATAAAAAAATAGAGCCTGTATTTGATTTAACCTCACCAAAAGACTATTATTACTTTGTAAAACCTCAAATAAACAGAGGACTTCACCCCAAAAACTACGAGAATTTAATCCAAAACAAGGGTTTAAACTATCAAATTTTTGACGATGTAAATGAAGGCTACAATGCTGCAAAACACCTATGTAAAGCAGATGAGATGATTTTTATTGGTGGAAGTAACTTTGTTGTAGGAGATTTTTTAGAAAAAAATTTGCCAGTTAATAAATAA
- a CDS encoding phage integrase SAM-like domain-containing protein: MLEYYEIYLEKLKKLIDVEIKKQTWDKFSYIRDDVKEFIKFHYKKSDIKLKDLDFNFITEFEYYSKTELKHQQVTINKSLQRFKKVVKQAVIQKYLESNPFEEHNPVKYY; this comes from the coding sequence GTGTTAGAATATTATGAAATATATCTTGAGAAACTGAAAAAACTTATAGATGTAGAGATTAAAAAGCAGACTTGGGATAAATTCAGCTATATCAGAGATGATGTAAAAGAGTTCATAAAATTTCATTACAAAAAATCTGATATTAAACTAAAAGATTTAGATTTTAACTTTATTACAGAGTTTGAATATTACTCTAAGACTGAATTAAAGCATCAGCAGGTTACTATTAACAAGTCTTTACAGAGATTTAAAAAAGTAGTTAAACAGGCTGTTATTCAGAAATATTTAGAATCTAATCCTTTTGAAGAACATAATCCAGTAAAGTATTATTGA